A genomic stretch from Bos mutus isolate GX-2022 chromosome 4, NWIPB_WYAK_1.1, whole genome shotgun sequence includes:
- the LOC102278473 gene encoding LOW QUALITY PROTEIN: olfactory receptor-like protein OLF3 (The sequence of the model RefSeq protein was modified relative to this genomic sequence to represent the inferred CDS: deleted 1 base in 1 codon), whose amino-acid sequence MGANNQTWVREFILLGLSNDWDTQVTLFVLFSVTYLLTLLGNVLIVLLIRLDSRLHTPMYFFLTNLSLVDVSYATSIVPQMLVHFLAEHKGIPYVSCAAQLFFSLGLGGIEFVLLAMMAYDRYVAVCDPLRYSVIMHGGLCARLAITSWVSGSVNSLVQTTITFQLPMCTNKYIDHISCEILAVVRLACVDTSSNEVAIMVSSIVLLMTPFCLVLLSYIRIISTILKIQSTEGRKKAFHTCASHLTVVFLCYGMTIFTYIQPNSSPSVLQEKLISVFYAILMPVLNPMIYSLRNKEVKGAWQKLLGQLSGLMSKLGT is encoded by the exons ATGGGAGCAAATAACCAGACTTGGGTGAGAGAATTCATTCTCCTCGGCCTGTCCAATGACTGGGACACTCAGGTCACTCTCTTCGTCTTGTTCTCAGTT ACTTACCTGCTGACCCTGCTGGGGAACGTCCTCATTGTTCTTCTGATCAGACTGGACAGCCGACTCCACACTCCCATGTATTTCTTTCTCACCAACCTCTCCCTTGTTGATGTCTCCTATGCCACAAGCATCGTTCCTCAGATGCTGGTGCATTTTCTTGCGGAACATAAAGGGATCCCCTATGTGAGCTGTGCAGCCCAGTTATTCTTCTCCCTGGGCCTGGGTGGGATTGAGTTTGTTCTCCTGGCcatgatggcctatgaccgctatgtggctgTGTGCGACCCCCTGAGATACTCGGTCATCATGCACGGAGGGCTCTGTGCTAGGCTGGCCATCACATCCTGGGTCAGTGGCTCTGTCAACTCTCTCGTGCAGACCACCATCACCTTTCAGTTGCCTATGTGCACGAACAAGTATATTGATCACATATCCTGTGAAATCCTAGCTGTGGTCAGGCTGGCCTGTGTGGACACCTCCTCCAATGAGGTGGCCATCATGGTTTCTAGTATTGTGTTGCTGATGACACCTTTCTGCCTGGTTCTCCTGTCCTACATCAGGATCATCTCCACCATCCTGAAGATCCAGTCCacagaggggagaaagaaagccttccacaCCTGTGCCTCTCACCTCACAGTGGTTTTCTTGTGCTATGGCATGACCATTTTCACTTACATCCAGCCCAATTCCAGCCCTTCTGTGCTTCAGGAGAAGCTGATCTCTGTCTTCTATGCCATTTTGATGCCTGTGCTGAACCCCATGATTTACAGTCTAAGGAACAAGGAGGTGAAGGGGGCCTGGCAGAAGCTTCTAGGACAATTATCTGGATTAATGTCAAAATTGGGAACTtga